From one Streptomyces chromofuscus genomic stretch:
- a CDS encoding caspase family protein, giving the protein MTRFDPRGRVNRALLVGVSTYDFTDPPHGVPGDLPAVEHNLDRLRDVLARGGVFGEDEITVEPSPSLDDFDRALRTAAEEAQGLLLLYFAGHGAIPSAGDELFLQMRNASVIAGGHAVFPGAEMFTTVLTWLASSHAERIVVILDCCFAGNAAWIWEHFRDKRRVLLLMSVQANHRTDAGDGGTPTPFTAELLHLLDVPGESGFREVSDALRKRMAEGRHETLRGEAWTPQSRAEHDEDVLLSARGVRGERSLRLTGPRLGAVPPPVRRPRATPVTEPVVSPGRPGGGRRPADGPQQTQQTQQAPPPTHGTQQPQQSQRKSRQLPGQPQPKPSQPQPKPGQQPRPRSGRPRQPAQLDQPQKPQRPPRKLRSPRRSVAWITVLLSLTATGFGAYGLTTLVGGSSPCAPPLELRVLTDPDLKATVGAAADAYLTSAANTTGEGCRRSGITVYSAGSADAVTALRSETGAWHEPRDEDLNPQRDIGPQPDVWIPASRADVPRVTGGQDTDALARLEPDDRALAYSPIVLAVPTSLAAASLDERVGGPLTGMVDALRERHDHLEVRRPDPEFTDAALLATIGLYGTGADPGRVEQRLAPPGPPAPTAADLLCALPDDDAVDKRTAALVPEFLLKSGVGCDRTTRSPRTAQYPGDVPGLEPVFVRVRWEGADRDRAARDEAADGFRAWLAGEGGRAAFGAAGFRAATADRALLEADEAAAGVLPAPSLLIESAGRDAMETALRRYRDARGPGRVLFLLDSSGSMAGLWRGPSGGPGLLKQSLGGLGGRDEYGVWAVADGRGRAYETLLSFGPHSRRSAEAAIDAGARVRDAEADPYAALVAALDDMAERGAADDRPQLIVHITDDEDVGRLTGARLEDLLSRARLADVPITTVSLANGGCAAGRPDALISTASGGRCLDADDEPGSGLSAEVARTGTGE; this is encoded by the coding sequence GTGACCCGTTTCGACCCGCGGGGCCGGGTGAACCGGGCACTGCTGGTGGGTGTCTCCACGTACGACTTCACCGATCCGCCGCACGGTGTGCCCGGCGACCTCCCGGCCGTCGAGCACAACCTGGACCGGCTCCGGGACGTCCTCGCCCGGGGCGGGGTGTTCGGCGAGGACGAGATCACCGTCGAACCCTCGCCGTCGCTGGACGACTTCGACCGCGCGCTGCGCACGGCCGCCGAGGAGGCCCAGGGACTGCTCCTGCTGTACTTCGCCGGGCACGGCGCCATCCCCAGCGCGGGCGACGAGCTGTTCCTGCAGATGCGCAACGCCAGCGTGATAGCGGGCGGGCACGCCGTCTTCCCCGGCGCGGAGATGTTCACGACCGTGCTGACCTGGCTGGCCAGCAGTCACGCCGAGCGGATCGTGGTGATCCTCGACTGCTGCTTCGCGGGCAACGCGGCGTGGATCTGGGAGCACTTCCGGGACAAGCGACGCGTGCTGCTGCTGATGAGCGTGCAGGCCAACCACCGCACCGACGCCGGCGACGGCGGGACGCCGACCCCGTTCACCGCCGAGCTGCTGCATCTGCTCGACGTGCCCGGCGAGTCGGGGTTCCGGGAGGTCTCGGACGCGCTGCGCAAGCGGATGGCCGAAGGGCGGCACGAGACGCTGCGGGGGGAGGCGTGGACGCCGCAGAGCCGGGCGGAGCACGACGAGGACGTGCTGCTGTCGGCGCGGGGGGTGCGGGGGGAGCGGTCCTTACGGCTCACGGGTCCCCGCCTCGGTGCCGTACCGCCGCCCGTGCGTCGGCCTCGTGCGACACCGGTCACCGAGCCGGTGGTGTCGCCGGGCCGCCCAGGGGGTGGACGCCGACCCGCGGATGGGCCTCAGCAGACACAGCAGACACAGCAGGCACCACCGCCGACTCACGGGACTCAGCAGCCGCAGCAGTCCCAGAGGAAGTCCCGGCAGCTCCCCGGTCAGCCCCAGCCGAAGCCGAGTCAGCCCCAGCCCAAGCCAGGTCAGCAGCCCCGGCCGCGGTCCGGCCGGCCTCGGCAGCCCGCACAGCTCGATCAGCCCCAGAAGCCACAGCGGCCCCCACGCAAGCTCCGGTCGCCCCGCCGGTCCGTCGCCTGGATCACCGTCCTGCTGTCCCTGACCGCCACCGGCTTCGGGGCGTACGGCCTGACGACCCTCGTCGGCGGTTCCTCCCCCTGTGCCCCGCCCCTCGAACTGCGCGTCCTGACCGACCCCGACCTAAAGGCGACGGTCGGCGCGGCGGCGGACGCGTATCTGACGTCGGCCGCGAACACCACCGGCGAAGGCTGCCGGCGCAGCGGCATCACCGTGTACAGCGCGGGCTCCGCCGACGCGGTCACCGCGCTGCGCAGCGAGACGGGCGCCTGGCACGAGCCCCGCGACGAGGACCTCAACCCGCAGCGCGACATCGGCCCGCAGCCCGACGTGTGGATCCCCGCCTCGCGGGCGGACGTCCCCCGGGTCACCGGCGGACAGGACACGGACGCGCTGGCCCGCCTGGAACCGGACGACCGAGCGCTCGCGTATTCGCCGATCGTGCTCGCCGTGCCCACCAGCCTCGCCGCCGCCTCCCTGGACGAGCGGGTCGGCGGGCCGCTGACCGGGATGGTCGACGCCCTGCGGGAACGGCACGACCACCTCGAAGTGCGCCGCCCCGACCCGGAGTTCACCGACGCGGCGCTGCTCGCCACGATCGGCCTGTACGGCACGGGCGCCGACCCCGGCCGGGTGGAACAGCGGCTCGCTCCGCCGGGCCCGCCCGCCCCGACCGCCGCGGACCTGCTGTGCGCGCTGCCCGACGACGACGCCGTCGACAAGCGCACCGCCGCCCTCGTACCGGAGTTCCTGCTGAAGAGCGGCGTCGGCTGTGACCGCACGACCCGCAGCCCGCGCACCGCCCAGTACCCCGGCGACGTACCGGGTCTTGAGCCCGTCTTCGTCCGGGTCCGCTGGGAGGGCGCCGACCGGGACCGGGCCGCCCGCGACGAGGCGGCCGACGGCTTCCGTGCCTGGCTCGCCGGTGAGGGCGGGCGGGCCGCCTTCGGCGCGGCCGGGTTCCGTGCCGCCACCGCGGACCGGGCCCTGCTCGAGGCGGACGAGGCCGCCGCCGGGGTGCTGCCCGCTCCGTCCCTGCTCATCGAGTCCGCGGGGCGGGACGCGATGGAGACGGCCCTGCGCAGGTACCGCGACGCGCGCGGGCCGGGGCGGGTGCTGTTCCTGCTCGACAGCTCCGGTTCGATGGCCGGGCTGTGGCGGGGGCCGAGCGGCGGCCCGGGGCTGCTGAAACAGTCGCTGGGCGGGCTCGGCGGGCGTGACGAGTACGGCGTGTGGGCGGTCGCGGACGGTCGGGGCCGCGCGTACGAGACCCTGCTGTCCTTCGGCCCCCACAGCCGCCGCTCCGCCGAGGCCGCCATCGATGCCGGGGCCCGCGTCCGGGACGCCGAGGCCGACCCCTACGCCGCGCTGGTGGCCGCGCTCGACGACATGGCGGAGCGCGGCGCCGCCGACGACCGCCCGCAGCTGATCGTGCACATCACCGACGACGAGGACGTCGGCCGGCTGACCGGCGCCCGCCTGGAGGACCTGCTGAGCCGGGCACGCCTGGCGGACGTGCCGATCACGACGGTGTCGCTGGCGAACGGCGGCTGCGCCGCGGGCAGGCCGGACGCCCTGATCTCGACGGCGAGCGGCGGACGCTGCCTGGACGCCGACGACGAACCGGGCTCGGGGCTGAGCGCCGAGGTCGCCCGCACCGGAACGGGGGAGTGA
- a CDS encoding extracellular solute-binding protein, with protein sequence MIRRLAALLVVLLLAACTGDGDGPRAAPTADVPGDIVVAGGRDVTGKNGIRQQLIDAWNRQQERDGTGYRARLVELPGSADEQRSQLLGALQSGSAVYDVVILDVTWVPEFAAAGLVRPLPGEVLDTDVVESVAGTARWDDRVYAVPFNSDVGLLYYRRDHLRDGGVQRTDLSGGVDWPELEAMANSLDENPPEGYEKGWTTQLAAYEGRTVNAVEAFASAVPGLALSDTDGHYGASVDELTAGVAELRRRTQAPYLLQDAVHSDEAATLGDFAEGRTAFLRHWPYAYRTLHQTLAAGQLGVAPLPGRAVLGGQNLAVTGASQRPAKALELIRYLTGKESERCLLDAGFAATRVSAYTDDAVRCTVATASPSTSGESADRTPRDGAGRPAYARRILLPALRGAVQRPRTALYGAFTRTFTTQLGALFGESPPGDAVLAQRLDAALRRALPD encoded by the coding sequence ATGATCCGACGGCTCGCGGCCCTGCTGGTCGTGCTGCTGCTCGCCGCGTGCACCGGTGACGGGGACGGCCCGCGGGCCGCGCCCACCGCCGACGTGCCCGGCGACATCGTCGTCGCGGGCGGGCGGGACGTCACCGGCAAGAACGGCATCCGGCAGCAGCTCATCGACGCCTGGAACCGGCAGCAGGAGCGGGACGGCACCGGCTACCGGGCGCGGCTGGTCGAACTTCCCGGCAGCGCCGACGAACAGCGCAGCCAGCTGCTCGGCGCCCTCCAGTCCGGCAGCGCCGTCTACGACGTCGTCATCCTGGACGTCACCTGGGTGCCGGAGTTCGCCGCCGCCGGCCTGGTCCGCCCGCTGCCCGGCGAGGTGCTCGACACGGACGTCGTCGAGTCCGTCGCCGGCACGGCCCGCTGGGACGACCGGGTGTACGCCGTGCCGTTCAACAGCGACGTCGGGCTCCTCTACTACCGGCGCGACCACCTCCGCGACGGCGGAGTGCAGCGCACCGACCTCAGCGGCGGCGTCGACTGGCCGGAGCTGGAGGCCATGGCCAACTCCCTCGACGAGAACCCGCCCGAGGGCTACGAGAAGGGCTGGACCACCCAGCTCGCCGCCTACGAGGGGCGCACGGTCAACGCCGTCGAGGCGTTCGCGTCGGCCGTGCCCGGCCTCGCGCTCTCCGACACCGACGGCCACTACGGCGCCTCCGTGGACGAGCTGACGGCCGGCGTCGCCGAGCTGAGGCGGCGCACCCAGGCGCCGTACCTCCTGCAGGACGCCGTCCACTCCGACGAGGCCGCGACCCTCGGCGACTTCGCGGAGGGCCGCACCGCGTTCCTGCGGCACTGGCCGTACGCCTACCGCACCCTGCACCAGACCCTGGCCGCCGGGCAGCTCGGCGTCGCCCCACTGCCCGGCCGGGCCGTGCTCGGCGGGCAGAACCTCGCGGTGACGGGGGCCTCGCAGCGGCCGGCGAAGGCGCTGGAGTTGATCAGGTACCTCACCGGAAAGGAGAGCGAGCGCTGTCTGCTGGATGCCGGGTTCGCGGCGACGCGGGTGTCGGCGTACACGGACGACGCCGTCCGCTGCACCGTCGCGACGGCCTCCCCGTCCACGTCCGGCGAGAGCGCCGACCGCACACCCCGCGACGGCGCGGGCCGCCCCGCCTACGCCCGCCGCATCCTGCTCCCGGCCCTGCGCGGCGCCGTGCAACGCCCGCGCACCGCCCTGTACGGCGCCTTCACCCGGACCTTCACCACCCAGCTGGGCGCCCTGTTCGGCGAGAGCCCACCGGGCGACGCGGTCCTGGCCCAGCGCCTGGACGCGGCGTTGAGAAGGGCGCTGCCGGACTGA